One window of Nostoc sp. C052 genomic DNA carries:
- a CDS encoding efflux RND transporter periplasmic adaptor subunit, with the protein MNHEISNESLTENSNENLTENSVESKLPRSPKKKKITWVILGVILLAGLGLFGIHTGAAKSDKTGKSGRNKQQVTPVTVAMVTQKTVPVQLQAIGNVQSGSTVAITPQASGRIIGVYFKKGQEVKKGQLLFTLDDRSQAAAIQQAQGTVAKDLASVQQARDTLTRDLGQVDQARATLVKDQALVRQAQANLAKDQAQAEFAQGQSDRYGALYKKGAISLDQAQQYVSNSKSATATLQADREAIANAEAVLKSDRVALTNAGAVVQGDRAAIANAQAVVTSDQGALDNTKVQLSYAKIYAPIDGLAGNILVTQGNVVQANSTTPLVNITQIRPIQVAFSIPETNLPQVQKYMQNGKLKVDVTFPDNPSRSIPGTLTFVNNTVDNTTGTIQLIGDFENTQGHLFPGQFVNATLTLTEEPNATVVPSQAVQNGPDGQFVFVVKPDMTVENVPVTVSSTIQGLDVIQKGPQPGDKIVIDGQANLVSGSKIRVKTAGNDSNAGGNSSRRGRGAGGRQQGGESSKSGGGDS; encoded by the coding sequence ATGAACCATGAAATTTCTAACGAGAGTTTAACTGAAAATAGTAACGAGAATTTGACTGAAAATAGTGTGGAATCAAAGCTACCACGATCGCCAAAAAAGAAAAAGATTACTTGGGTAATTTTAGGGGTGATATTACTGGCTGGACTGGGTTTATTTGGTATCCATACAGGTGCAGCGAAGTCAGACAAAACTGGAAAATCTGGTCGTAATAAGCAGCAAGTAACACCTGTAACTGTGGCAATGGTGACACAAAAAACGGTTCCGGTGCAATTGCAGGCGATCGGTAATGTGCAATCAGGGTCTACGGTAGCAATTACACCCCAAGCTAGCGGACGGATTATCGGAGTTTATTTCAAGAAAGGTCAAGAGGTGAAAAAGGGACAACTTTTATTTACCCTAGATGACCGATCGCAAGCTGCCGCAATCCAGCAAGCTCAAGGTACTGTGGCGAAAGACTTAGCCTCGGTACAACAAGCTAGAGATACATTAACCAGAGATTTGGGTCAGGTAGACCAAGCTAGAGCCACTTTAGTCAAAGACCAAGCCTTAGTCCGACAAGCACAAGCGAATTTAGCCAAGGATCAAGCGCAAGCAGAATTTGCTCAGGGACAGAGCGATCGCTATGGTGCATTGTATAAGAAGGGCGCGATTAGTTTAGATCAAGCACAGCAATACGTTTCTAATAGTAAATCGGCTACAGCAACCCTTCAGGCAGATCGAGAAGCGATCGCTAATGCTGAAGCAGTTTTGAAAAGCGATCGAGTAGCGCTGACTAATGCTGGTGCAGTTGTCCAAGGCGATCGAGCTGCGATCGCTAATGCTCAAGCCGTTGTCACTTCCGACCAAGGAGCATTAGACAATACCAAAGTGCAATTATCTTACGCCAAAATTTATGCGCCGATTGATGGTCTTGCTGGCAATATTCTGGTGACTCAGGGGAATGTGGTGCAAGCCAACAGCACGACTCCATTGGTAAATATCACCCAAATTCGCCCGATTCAAGTTGCTTTTTCCATTCCTGAAACAAATCTACCGCAGGTACAAAAGTATATGCAGAATGGCAAGCTGAAGGTAGATGTGACGTTCCCGGATAATCCATCTCGTTCTATACCAGGTACTTTGACATTTGTCAATAATACGGTCGATAACACTACGGGGACAATTCAACTGATTGGCGACTTTGAAAACACTCAGGGACATTTGTTTCCCGGTCAATTTGTCAATGCCACCCTAACGCTGACCGAAGAACCGAATGCAACGGTTGTTCCTTCCCAAGCCGTACAGAATGGCCCCGATGGGCAGTTTGTGTTTGTAGTTAAGCCAGATATGACAGTAGAAAATGTGCCAGTTACAGTTAGCAGCACGATTCAGGGGCTAGATGTGATTCAGAAAGGGCCGCAACCAGGCGATAAAATTGTCATCGATGGTCAAGCGAATCTGGTTTCGGGTAGCAAAATCCGCGTCAAAACAGCCGGCAATGACTCAAACGCAGGTGGAAATTCTTCGAGAAGAGGAAGGGGGGCAGGAGGCAGGCAGCAGGGGGGAGAATCCTCGAAGTCAGGCGGAGGTGATTCATGA
- a CDS encoding S41 family peptidase, with protein sequence MFKQKFLVKIELAVIAIMLLGTSLYASKAFGKAEPSPQKLVDEVWQILDKNYVDVSFNHQDWKAIRQQYLGRSYSSNQQAYGAIQEMVAKLGDRYTEFFDPQEFKALNNDLSGNLSGVGLELAQNEKTKALTVIAPIAGTPAFKAGILPDDVIVQINGQITQGMKIEDAVKRILGPVGTKVVLTIQRGSQSQTFNLTRANIAIYPVTYNTQTTPAGKIGYIRLPEFTETAPAEMHRAIEALEQQQVQGYVLDLRSDPGGLLDASLQIASMWLKQGAIVSLVNRDQVKDSYNASGHPLTNKPLVILVDKGSASASEILSGALQDDHRARLVGTRTFGKGLVQAVEPLEDGSGLKLTIAKYYTPKGRDINHVGIEPDITVELTEAQQKALLQKQTLGTLADPQYASAVADLSKLIQSGADRMSLQSGK encoded by the coding sequence ATGTTTAAACAAAAATTTCTCGTCAAGATAGAGCTAGCTGTTATAGCAATAATGCTTTTAGGAACTAGTCTCTACGCTTCCAAAGCTTTCGGTAAAGCCGAACCTAGCCCTCAAAAGCTCGTAGATGAAGTGTGGCAAATCCTAGATAAAAATTATGTTGATGTCAGCTTTAACCATCAAGATTGGAAAGCAATTCGACAGCAGTATCTTGGCCGTTCCTATAGTTCTAATCAACAGGCTTATGGGGCGATTCAAGAAATGGTGGCAAAATTAGGCGATCGCTACACCGAGTTTTTCGACCCCCAGGAATTTAAAGCACTAAATAACGACCTTTCTGGCAACCTCAGTGGTGTGGGGTTGGAACTGGCACAGAATGAAAAAACTAAAGCTTTAACCGTTATCGCCCCCATTGCCGGAACGCCTGCTTTTAAAGCAGGCATTTTACCAGACGATGTAATTGTCCAGATTAACGGTCAAATAACTCAGGGGATGAAAATTGAGGATGCCGTGAAGCGAATTCTCGGCCCGGTGGGAACTAAGGTAGTACTCACAATTCAACGGGGTAGCCAATCGCAAACTTTCAACCTTACCCGTGCAAATATTGCCATCTATCCTGTCACTTACAACACACAAACAACGCCAGCAGGCAAGATTGGTTACATTCGTTTACCAGAGTTTACCGAAACTGCCCCCGCAGAGATGCATCGAGCAATTGAAGCATTAGAACAACAACAGGTACAGGGCTACGTTTTGGATCTGCGTTCCGATCCAGGTGGACTGCTGGATGCAAGTTTGCAAATTGCCAGTATGTGGTTGAAGCAAGGAGCGATCGTATCTTTGGTCAATCGAGACCAAGTTAAAGATAGCTACAATGCTTCAGGACATCCTCTCACCAACAAACCCTTAGTAATACTGGTCGATAAGGGATCTGCTAGCGCCAGCGAAATTCTGTCAGGAGCGTTGCAAGACGATCATCGCGCCAGATTAGTCGGGACTCGCACCTTCGGTAAAGGTTTAGTTCAAGCCGTAGAACCACTGGAAGATGGTTCGGGGCTGAAACTAACCATCGCTAAATACTACACACCAAAAGGTCGAGATATCAATCATGTCGGCATTGAACCAGATATTACTGTGGAGTTAACCGAGGCACAACAGAAAGCATTACTACAAAAGCAAACCTTGGGGACATTAGCCGATCCTCAGTATGCTAGCGCCGTTGCTGACCTGAGCAAATTGATTCAGTCTGGGGCCGATCGTATGAGTTTACAGAGTGGGAAATGA
- a CDS encoding RNA polymerase sigma factor, RpoD/SigA family: MSNLTFTQTKFSNTGKASQSTTDTVRSYLKEIGRIPLLTHEQEISFAKQVQQMIKILAESEKLTVELKRTPTLAEWANQMQLSEQELLQQLNQGKKAKQKMIASNLRLVVSIAKQYQRRNLELMDLIQEGTLGLERGVEKFNPALGYRFSTYVYWWIRQGITRAIAQQGRAIRLPIHINEKLNKIKRVQRELSQKLGRIPTSIEIANALSLKPSQIREFLILSRQTISLDIRVGSDRDIQLQDLIEDYRYSDNAYTTGEYINQDVESLLSNLPQQQQEILTLHFGLIDGNGLSLEQIAQRMGISRERVRQIEKQALNLLNRQLSK, from the coding sequence ATGAGTAACTTAACATTCACACAGACCAAATTTAGTAACACAGGTAAAGCATCTCAATCTACAACTGATACAGTACGTAGTTATCTTAAAGAAATTGGTCGGATACCTCTATTAACCCACGAGCAAGAAATTTCTTTTGCCAAACAAGTTCAGCAGATGATAAAAATACTTGCTGAATCAGAAAAACTTACTGTTGAATTAAAGCGTACACCCACACTGGCAGAATGGGCTAACCAGATGCAGTTAAGTGAACAAGAACTACTTCAGCAGCTAAATCAAGGGAAAAAAGCCAAGCAGAAAATGATCGCGTCTAATCTCCGGCTTGTGGTGTCAATTGCCAAGCAATATCAGAGACGCAACTTAGAGCTTATGGACTTAATTCAAGAAGGTACTTTAGGTTTGGAGAGAGGGGTTGAAAAATTTAATCCGGCTTTAGGATACAGATTTTCAACCTACGTTTACTGGTGGATTCGTCAAGGAATTACCAGAGCGATCGCCCAGCAAGGACGAGCGATTAGATTACCCATTCACATCAATGAAAAGTTAAATAAAATTAAGCGAGTTCAGCGAGAATTATCTCAAAAGCTAGGTCGCATTCCCACTAGTATAGAAATTGCTAATGCACTTTCTTTAAAGCCTAGTCAGATTCGAGAGTTTCTAATTTTGTCTCGCCAAACTATCTCTCTCGATATTCGAGTTGGATCGGATAGAGATATACAATTACAAGATTTAATAGAAGATTACAGATATTCTGATAATGCTTATACCACTGGAGAATACATTAATCAGGATGTCGAAAGTTTATTGTCAAATCTGCCTCAGCAGCAACAAGAAATATTAACTTTGCACTTTGGATTGATAGACGGAAATGGACTTTCTCTAGAACAGATTGCTCAACGTATGGGTATTAGCCGAGAACGAGTCAGACAGATAGAAAAACAAGCTCTTAACCTTCTAAATCGGCAGCTAAGTAAGTAG